AGAAGGAGAGATAGTGGTTATGAAACGAGCTCTTATTAATATTGATTATACATATGATTTTGTAGCGGAAAAAGGTGCTTTAACTTGCGGAAAACCAGGCCAAGAAATTGAGAAGGAAATTGTACATATAACGAAGCAATATATTGAAAATGGGGATTACGTAGTGTTTGCAATTGATAAACATGAAGAAAATGATGAATATCATCCAGAAGCGAAATTATTTCCTCCTCATAATATAGCAGGTACAAATGGTAGAGACTTATTTGGTGAGTTACAAGAAGTATACGAAACAAATAAAAATGCTGAGAATGTATATTATATGGACAAAGCGCGATACAGTGCGTTTGCTGGAACGGATTTAGAGATGAAGCTAAGAGAAAGAGGAATAGAAGAAGTTCATCTTGTAGGTGTTTGTACTGATATTTGTGTTCTTCATACAGCAGTAGATGCGTATAATAAAGGATTTAAAATTGTTGTTTATGAAAAGGCAGTTGCATCTTTTAATGCGCAAGGACATGAATTTGCACTTGGACATTTTAAATCTTGTTTACATGCAGAAGTGAAATAAAAAAAAGGCCTTTAAAAAGGTCTCTTTTATTTGTCCTTGTTCATTGAAAACAGCTACCGCAACGCCTACTAAATTGAATGGTCTTGATCCGACAACTTCGCTAATTTCTTCGATATACCCCATTGTAGGTAACCTCCTTAAGGAAAAATAAGAGCATATAAACTATTCGTTATTATATAAATATATTCCTCTTTATAAAGATGAGAGATGTCAAATATCTCATGTGTTTTATTTGGTAAAATATACATTAAAAAAGTCAAACAAAAACTTTGCCCTTTTTTGACCAAATGTTATAATAAAGGCAGAAAGAGATAATCTTTCATTCATAAATAATAAGGAGGAAAAAATATGCGTAATTTATTTCCAGAGATAACAAAACGTCAAAATGGTATTTTTGATTTTGGGCCTTCTTTATTAGAAGGGATGACAGATGCTTTCTTTAAGCCACTGAACATGGATACTTTTAAAGTAGATATTCATGAGCAATCTGATAAATATACTGTGAAAGCAGATTTACCAGGTTTTCAAAAAGAAAACATTCAAGTTGATTTTGAACAAGATGTATTAACGATTCAAGCAACTAACCATAATGAAGTAGAAGAAAAAAATGAGAATGGCACATATATTCGTAAAGAACGTTCTATAGGTTCTGTAACTCGACGCTTTAGTTTTAAACAAGTTGAGGGAGAAAATGTTAGAGCAAATTATAAAGATGGCGTATTGACAATTGAATTACCAAAATTGAAAGAAGAAAAAAACAGTAAGACAACAATTAATATCGAATAAAAGAGCTGATGAGTTCAGCTCTTTTTTGTACTTAGTTAATAAATAAATTAATTGAAATCTTAATGAGTAGAATAAAGTTGTAATATTAAAAAAAATCACTATTAGCTCCCTTTAGATTATTAAAAAGGGTATATTTAAAGGGAAAGGAAAAAGAACAGCTAGACATACTGTTTAAAGTGAATTAGTAATAGAGTCAAAATACATAGTAAGGGTAGTGGCATTTAAGATTAGGATAATAGATTTTTCTAGAACAAACTTAGGCGATTACGAATTTTTTAATTAGTAAGGAAGTGGTTAAATGAGCTTATTAACGCATACTGAAGAATTTTTTAATTATGTAAGAGAGTTTTTACTTTTAAGATTTTTACTATTTGCTTTAGTTTTAATCATTATTTCTTTTGTAATAAACCGTATTATTGATTGGTTTTTTAGGAAATCAAGCTTTTTTGATGAAGAGGTAGAGCAGACGATTCAAAGTGTAATTCGATCTATTTTTAGATATATCATTATCATCAGTCTTATCATATATTTAATTAGCCAATTTGTAGATATAAAAAGTATTATTGCAGGTGCAGGGATAGCTGGAGTTGTCATCGGTTTTGCTGCACAACAGATGCTA
This genomic interval from Bacillus thuringiensis contains the following:
- a CDS encoding cysteine hydrolase family protein, whose protein sequence is MKRALINIDYTYDFVAEKGALTCGKPGQEIEKEIVHITKQYIENGDYVVFAIDKHEENDEYHPEAKLFPPHNIAGTNGRDLFGELQEVYETNKNAENVYYMDKARYSAFAGTDLEMKLRERGIEEVHLVGVCTDICVLHTAVDAYNKGFKIVVYEKAVASFNAQGHEFALGHFKSCLHAEVK
- a CDS encoding Hsp20/alpha crystallin family protein codes for the protein MRNLFPEITKRQNGIFDFGPSLLEGMTDAFFKPLNMDTFKVDIHEQSDKYTVKADLPGFQKENIQVDFEQDVLTIQATNHNEVEEKNENGTYIRKERSIGSVTRRFSFKQVEGENVRANYKDGVLTIELPKLKEEKNSKTTINIE